One window of the Mycobacterium sp. SVM_VP21 genome contains the following:
- a CDS encoding acyl-CoA carboxylase subunit beta, with amino-acid sequence MSNKTTAELLAELREKLELAKEPAGEAAIAKRAKKGIPSARERIHALLDPGTFLEIGALCKTPGDPNALYGDGVVTGHGRINGRPVGVFSHDQTVFQGSVGEMFGRKVAKLMEWVAMVGCPIIGINDSAGARIQDAVTSLAWYAELGRRHEMLRGLVPEISIILGKCAGGAVYSPVQTDLLVAVRDQGYMFITGPDVIKDVTGEDVTFDELGGADAQAQRGNIHKVVEDEAAAFQYVRDYLSFLPANHFDEAPIVNPGLEPEITPHDLELDSIVPDADNTAYDMHEILLRIFDDGDVFEISDQRGQAMITAFARVDGHPVGVIANQPMYMSGAVDTEASDKAASFIRFCDSFNLPLVFVVDTPGAMPGVAEEKNGIIKRGGRFFNAIVEADVPKVTVIIRKAYGGGYAVMGSKQLSADLNFAWPTARIAVIGADGAAQLLVKRFPDPTAPEVQKIKADFIAGYNENMAIPWTAAERGYIDAVIQPHETRLLLRKSLRLLRDKQNFPKVQRKHGLLPI; translated from the coding sequence GTGAGTAACAAGACCACCGCCGAACTGCTGGCCGAACTGCGCGAAAAACTGGAGCTGGCCAAGGAACCCGCCGGTGAGGCGGCCATCGCCAAGCGGGCCAAGAAGGGCATCCCGAGCGCCCGCGAGCGGATCCATGCGCTGCTGGACCCGGGCACGTTCCTGGAGATCGGCGCGCTGTGCAAGACCCCCGGTGACCCGAACGCACTGTACGGCGACGGCGTGGTCACCGGCCACGGCCGGATCAACGGCCGGCCCGTCGGGGTGTTCAGCCACGACCAGACCGTGTTCCAAGGCTCGGTCGGCGAGATGTTCGGCCGCAAGGTGGCCAAGCTGATGGAGTGGGTGGCCATGGTCGGCTGCCCGATCATCGGCATCAACGACTCCGCGGGCGCGCGCATCCAGGACGCGGTGACGTCGCTGGCCTGGTACGCCGAGCTGGGCCGGCGTCACGAAATGCTGCGCGGCCTGGTGCCGGAGATATCCATCATTCTGGGCAAATGTGCTGGCGGAGCAGTGTATTCGCCAGTCCAGACTGACCTGCTGGTGGCGGTGCGCGACCAGGGCTACATGTTCATCACCGGCCCCGACGTGATCAAGGACGTCACCGGTGAGGATGTGACGTTCGACGAGCTCGGCGGCGCCGACGCCCAGGCGCAGCGCGGAAACATTCACAAGGTGGTCGAGGACGAGGCTGCGGCGTTCCAATACGTGCGCGACTACCTGTCGTTCCTGCCTGCCAACCACTTCGACGAAGCGCCGATCGTCAACCCCGGCCTGGAGCCGGAGATCACCCCGCACGACCTGGAGCTGGACTCGATCGTTCCGGACGCGGACAACACCGCCTACGACATGCACGAGATCCTGCTGCGCATCTTCGACGATGGCGACGTCTTCGAGATCTCCGACCAGCGCGGCCAGGCGATGATCACCGCGTTTGCCCGAGTCGACGGGCATCCCGTCGGGGTGATTGCCAACCAGCCGATGTACATGTCCGGGGCTGTCGACACCGAGGCCTCCGACAAGGCAGCCAGCTTCATCCGGTTCTGCGACTCCTTCAACCTGCCCCTGGTCTTCGTCGTCGACACTCCCGGCGCCATGCCCGGGGTGGCCGAGGAGAAGAACGGGATCATCAAGCGCGGTGGCCGGTTCTTCAACGCGATCGTCGAGGCCGACGTGCCGAAGGTGACGGTGATCATCCGCAAGGCCTACGGCGGTGGCTACGCGGTGATGGGCTCCAAGCAGCTGTCCGCGGATCTGAACTTTGCCTGGCCCACGGCGCGTATCGCGGTGATCGGCGCCGACGGCGCGGCCCAGCTGCTAGTGAAGCGCTTCCCGGATCCGACCGCTCCCGAGGTGCAGAAGATCAAGGCGGACTTCATCGCCGGCTACAACGAGAACATGGCGATCCCGTGGACTGCCGCCGAGCGGGGCTACATCGACGCCGTGATCCAGCCGCATGAGACCCGACTGCTGCTGCGTAAGTCGCTGCGCCTGCTGCGGGACAAGCAGAACTTCCCCAAGGTGCAGCGCAAGCACGGCCTGCTGCCGATCTAG
- a CDS encoding MFS transporter, with protein MSLLLPARPSAPVSRKPRSAPDEQKRLLRKAIAASAIGNATEWYDYGVYAVVATYLTEAFFPDTLGNLGTMFGFAVSFVLRPLGGMIWGPIGDRFGRKSVLVATILLIAVATTLIGVLPTYAAAGWWAPGLLIALRVVQGFSTGGEYGGAATFMAECAPDDKRGTYGSFLEFGAVGGFVLGSAVVLALEALLTHEQMTAWGWRIPFLLALPLGVLGLALRSRMPETPVFAECVACDEIKGSAWDRLVDLMTNYTRPILVTFALLVAMSIIDYTLVTYQPTYLHASAGLDERSRTAVVLVGELAMMAGIPFAGAWSDRIGRKPLWRGSLIGFIVLALPMYWLMGQGFACALVGFTVLSVLFAAPLATVAATFPAMFPTQVRYAGFAIANNAAVAVFGGTAPVLADSVIAHTGWQLFPAAYLVAAAALGLGALRFLPETRGCSLRGTGIPGVQGELERELAAVIAKAPLGLRGP; from the coding sequence ATGAGTCTGTTGCTGCCGGCCAGGCCGTCGGCGCCGGTTTCGCGGAAACCGCGTAGTGCTCCAGATGAACAAAAGCGACTGCTGCGCAAAGCAATTGCAGCGTCAGCGATCGGCAACGCAACCGAATGGTATGACTACGGCGTCTATGCCGTCGTGGCGACCTATCTGACCGAGGCCTTCTTTCCGGACACGCTCGGCAACCTCGGGACCATGTTCGGCTTCGCCGTTTCATTCGTGCTTCGGCCGCTCGGCGGCATGATCTGGGGCCCGATCGGAGACCGGTTCGGGCGGAAGTCGGTCCTGGTCGCGACCATTCTGCTGATCGCGGTGGCGACGACGTTGATCGGGGTGTTGCCCACCTATGCCGCGGCGGGATGGTGGGCGCCAGGTCTGTTGATCGCGCTGCGGGTGGTGCAGGGCTTCTCGACCGGTGGTGAATACGGCGGCGCCGCAACATTTATGGCAGAATGCGCGCCCGACGACAAACGCGGGACCTACGGCAGCTTCCTGGAGTTCGGGGCCGTAGGCGGCTTCGTTCTCGGCAGTGCCGTCGTGTTGGCGCTGGAGGCGCTGCTGACCCACGAGCAGATGACGGCCTGGGGTTGGCGTATACCGTTCCTGCTGGCCCTGCCGTTGGGAGTGCTGGGGCTGGCGCTGCGCAGTCGGATGCCCGAGACGCCGGTGTTCGCCGAGTGCGTGGCCTGCGACGAGATCAAGGGATCGGCCTGGGACCGACTGGTCGACCTGATGACCAACTACACCCGACCGATCTTGGTCACTTTCGCGCTGCTGGTCGCGATGAGCATCATCGACTACACCCTGGTGACCTACCAGCCGACCTACCTGCACGCCTCCGCCGGCCTGGACGAACGCAGCCGGACGGCAGTGGTGCTGGTCGGGGAGCTGGCCATGATGGCCGGTATTCCGTTCGCGGGCGCCTGGTCGGACCGGATCGGCCGAAAGCCGCTGTGGCGCGGCTCGCTGATCGGGTTCATCGTGCTGGCGCTGCCGATGTACTGGCTCATGGGCCAAGGATTCGCCTGCGCGCTGGTGGGATTCACGGTGCTCAGTGTGCTGTTCGCTGCGCCGCTGGCAACCGTGGCGGCGACGTTCCCGGCGATGTTCCCCACCCAGGTGCGCTACGCGGGATTCGCGATCGCCAACAACGCGGCGGTCGCGGTCTTCGGCGGCACCGCGCCGGTGCTGGCCGACTCGGTCATCGCGCATACCGGATGGCAGCTCTTTCCGGCGGCGTATCTGGTGGCCGCCGCAGCGCTCGGCTTGGGCGCCCTGCGGTTCCTGCCGGAGACCCGCGGTTGCTCACTGCGCGGTACCGGAATCCCCGGCGTGCAGGGCGAACTCGAGCGGGAGCTGGCGGCCGTCATCGCGAAAGCGCCGCTCGGGCTTCGCGGGCCGTGA